The Stomoxys calcitrans chromosome 3, idStoCalc2.1, whole genome shotgun sequence genome includes a region encoding these proteins:
- the LOC131996215 gene encoding uncharacterized protein LOC131996215 — protein sequence MSITAKSDENEEYNVDYFVEYLNESKNDLINKFNVDPLDQRFTQALEYNLLHGELLGLRLLIPCYKDLLQCEFLHKDNLKSIHIMGWCVELMIVTFILYDDITDNSTSRLGRPCWHRVNNIGLTAIHDGLIFENMIFYMLRKHFRHHECYVQLLEVFQEAILVTACGQNLDMLTCQMPVATFSWEFYQNLCAAKNAYACFYLSFVLTMHMAGIKNPQAFEEVKVIACKMGLLFQAQNDYLDCFGNPEKMDKFGNDIEQNKCTWLALECMERATEEQKHIMFECYGKKDPQMIQNVMELYKILDLPQIFADFEMESYENIKDLVEHASSGVPRNGILKTLERLRDHKLE from the exons AATATTTAAATGAATCAAAAAACGatcttataaataaatttaacgTGGATCCTCTGGACCAAAGGTTTACACAG GCTTTAGAATACAATTTACTGCATGGCGAACTTTTGGGCTTGCGACTTTTGATACCCTGCTACAAGGATCTTCTGCAATGTGAATTTCTGCACAAGGACAATCTAAAGTCTATACACATTATGGGTTGGTGTGTGGAATTGATGATAGTAACCTTCATACTATACGATGACATTACGGACAATAGCACCTCCAGATTGGGAAGGCCATGTTGGCATAGAGTTAACAACATTGGCCTGACTGCTATACACGATGGCCTCATATTTGAGAACATGATTTTCTATATGCTGCGCAAACATTTTCGCCATCACGAATGTTAtgtgcaattgttggaagttttcCAAGAGGCGATATTGGTTACAGCCTGTGGTCAAAATTTGGACATGTTAACCTGTCAAATGCCAGTGGCTACATTTTCGtgggaattttatcaaaatctatGTGCAGCAAAAAATGCCTATGCCTGCTTCTATTTGTCATTTGTCTTAACCATGCATATGGCGGG GATAAAAAATCCCCAGGCCTTTGAAGAGGTTAAAGTCATTGCTTGCAAAATGGGTCTATTGTTTCAGGCTCAAAATGACTATCTCGATTGTTTTGGAAATCCGGAGAAAATGGACAAATTTGGCAATGATATTGAGCAGAACAAATGCACTTGGTTGGCCCTGGAATGTATGGAAAGAGCTACCGAAGAGCAGAAGCATATAATGTTCGAATGCTATGGCAAGAAAG ATCCTCAAATGATACAAAATGTAATGGAACTCTATAAAATCCTGGACTTACCCCAAATATTTGCAGATTTCGAAATGGAATCCTATGAAAACATCAAGGATTTGGTTGAACATGCATCGTCTGGAGTACCTCGCAATGGTATTTTGAAGACATTGGAGAGATTACGTGACCATAAGCTGgaatag